The Malus sylvestris chromosome 12, drMalSylv7.2, whole genome shotgun sequence genome contains a region encoding:
- the LOC126594251 gene encoding acyl carrier protein 1, chloroplastic-like isoform X5 gives MAAVTGASSISLLRSAPQQSHQNLALSRTNGLKSVSLAGYGRSSLSFRLQQRSLRLRVSCAAKPETVAKVSKIVRKQLALPDDSAVTGESKFSELGADSLDTVEIVMGLEEEFGISVEEDSAQTIATVQDAADLIEKLVEKNKA, from the exons ATGGCCGCCGTCACCGGAGCTTCCTCGATCTCCCTCCTCCGCTCCGCCCCCCAACAGTCCCACCAAAATCTC GCATTATCCAGGACAAATGGTTTGAAGTCGGTTTCACTTGCTGGTTATGGAAGAAGCTCCCTTTCTTTCAGGTTGCAGCAACGCTCCTTGCGGCTTCGTGTTTCCTGCGCT GCCAAACCAGAAACAGTGGCGAAGGTGTCTAAGATAGTAAGGAAGCAACTTGCATTGCCAGATGACTCTGCTGTTACTGGCGAGTCAAAGTTTTCTGAACTTGGAGCTGATTCTCTCGATACG GTTGAGATTGTGATGGGACTTGAGGAGGAATTCGGTATAAGTGTGGAGGAGGACAGCGCTCAGACCATTGCAACCGTGCAGGATGCGGCGGATCTTATTGAGAAGCTCGTTGAGAAAAATAAGGCTTAG
- the LOC126594251 gene encoding acyl carrier protein 1, chloroplastic-like isoform X3, protein MAAVAGASSISLLRSAPQQFHQNLALSRTNGLKSVSLAGYGRSSLSFRLQQRSLRLRVSCAAKPETVAKVSKIVRKQLALPDDSAVTGESKFSELGADSLDTVEIVMGLEEEFGISVEEDSAQTIATVQDAADLIEKLVEKNKA, encoded by the exons ATGGCCGCCGTCGCCGGAGCTTCCTCAATCTCTCTCCTCCGCTCCGCCCCCCAACAGTTCCACCAAAATCTC GCATTATCCAGGACAAATGGTTTGAAGTCGGTTTCACTTGCTGGTTATGGAAGAAGCTCCCTTTCTTTCAGGTTGCAGCAACGCTCCTTGCGGCTTCGTGTTTCCTGCGCT GCTAAACCAGAAACAGTGGCGAAGGTGTCTAAGATAGTAAGGAAGCAACTTGCATTGCCAGATGACTCTGCTGTTACCGGCGAGTCAAAGTTTTCTGAACTTGGAGCTGATTCTCTCGATACG GTTGAGATTGTGATGGGACTTGAGGAGGAATTCGGTATAAGTGTGGAGGAGGACAGCGCTCAGACCATTGCAACCGTGCAGGATGCGGCGGATCTTATTGAGAAGCTCGTTGAGAAAAATAAGGCTTAG
- the LOC126594251 gene encoding acyl carrier protein 1, chloroplastic-like isoform X1 encodes MAAVAGASSISLLRSAPQQFHQNLALSRTNGLKSVSLAGYGRSSLSFRLQQRSLRLRVSCAAKPETVAKVSKIVRKQLALPDDSAVTGESKFSELGADSLDTVEIVMGLEEEFGISVEEDSAQTIATVQDAADLIEKLVEKNKA; translated from the exons ATGGCCGCCGTCGCCGGAGCTTCCTCAATCTCTCTCCTCCGCTCCGCCCCCCAACAGTTCCACCAAAATCTC GCATTATCCAGGACAAATGGTTTGAAGTCGGTTTCACTTGCTGGTTATGGAAGAAGCTCCCTTTCTTTCAGGTTGCAGCAACGCTCCTTGCGGCTTCGTGTTTCCTGCGCT GCCAAACCAGAAACAGTGGCGAAGGTGTCTAAGATAGTAAGGAAGCAACTTGCATTGCCAGATGACTCTGCTGTTACTGGCGAGTCAAAGTTTTCTGAACTTGGAGCTGATTCTCTCGATACG GTTGAGATTGTGATGGGACTTGAGGAGGAATTCGGTATAAGTGTGGAGGAGGACAGCGCTCAGACCATTGCAACCGTGCAGGATGCGGCGGATCTTATTGAGAAGCTCGTTGAGAAAAATAAGGCTTAG
- the LOC126594249 gene encoding vesicle-associated protein 2-2-like yields the protein MSTQLLEIQPKELKFLFELKKQSSCSIRLTNLTDNYVAFKVKTTSPKKYCVRPNVGVILPNSASEFSVTMQAPRTSMTDMDCKDKFLIQSTVVSSATTDEDVTSSMFSKDGGKYIEEKKLRVTLVSPPNSPLLSPMMVDLKQGLGHEHSFLKDQFGGVEILPPLNKVTNDVKFTATSEKPKASTKTELKPSKDVELKPEKDFELKPTKDVELKPAKYEALEPEKDMEVKPEKEADLKPKNEAELKPVIDVGLKSAKDVELKPLKAMEFKLAKDVELNATKIVEDLELVKDIQEMKSKLNALELKLSQAEVTILKLTEERSSSIQETRIMQHQLARLSTRGVDVKRVHVGFPPLFVCMVAIISVALGYCLRR from the exons ATGAGTACGCAGTTGTTAGAGATTCAACCAAAGGAATTGAAGTTCTTAT TTGAATTGAAGAAGCAAAGCTCATGCTCGATTCGGCTTACCAACCTGACTGACAACTATGTTGCTTTTAAG GTTAAGACTACATCCCCTAAGAAATACTGTGTGCGCCCAAATGTTGGTGTTATCTTGCCGAATTCAGCTTCTGAGTTTTCAG TTACGATGCAAGCACCACGAACCAGTATGACAGATATGGATTGCAAAGATAAGTTCTTAATCCAGAGCACGGTTGTTTCTTCTGCAACAACTGACGAGGATGTTACATCTAGCATG TTTTCTAAAGATGGTGGCAAGTACATTGAAGAGAAAAAGCTAAGAGTTACCCTCGTTAGTCCACCCAACTCACCACTGCTGTCACCAATGATGGTAGACTTGAAGCAGGGGCTCGGCCATGAACATTCATTTCTAAAAGATCAATTTGGTGGAGTTGAAATCCTCCCTCCGCTGAACAAG GTTACTAACGATGTGAAGTTCACCGCTACTAGTGAGAAGCCGAAGGCATCAACGAAGACTGAGTTGAAACCATCAAAGGATGTAGAGTTGAAACCAGAAAAAGATTTTGAGTTGAAACCAACAAAAGACGTGGAGCTGAAGCCAGCAAAATATGAGGCGTTGGAGCCAGAAAAAGATATGGAGGTGAAACCAGAAAAAGAGGCGGATTTGAAACCAAAAAATGAGGCGGAGTTGAAACCAGTTATAGATGTGGGGCTAAAATCAGCAAAGGATGTGGAATTGAAACCGCTGAAGGCTATGGAGTTTAAACTGGCAAAAGATGTGGAGTTGAATGCAACAAAGATTGTAGAAGATTTGGAGTTGGTTAAGGATATCCAAGAGATGAAATCAAAGCTAAATGCACTTGAATTAAAGCTGAGCCAG GCTGAAGTTACTATTTTAAAGCTAACAGAGGAGAGGAGTTCAAGCATTCAAGAAACGAGAATTATGCAGCATCAATTA GCACGACTGAGTACAAGAGGTGTGGATGTGAAAAGAGTCCATGTTGGATTTCCTCCCCTATTTGTTTGTATGGTGGCGATCATCAGTGTTGCTCTCGGATACTGTCTACGCCGTTGA
- the LOC126594251 gene encoding acyl carrier protein 1, chloroplastic-like isoform X6 — protein sequence MAAVTGASSISLLRSAPQQSHQNLALSRTNGLKSVSLAGYGRSSLSFRLQQRSLRLRVSCAAKPETVAKVSKIVRKQLALPDDSAVTGESKFSELGADSLDTVEIVMGLEEEFGISVEEDSAQAIATVQDAADLIEKLIEKNKA from the exons ATGGCCGCCGTCACCGGAGCTTCCTCGATCTCCCTCCTCCGCTCCGCCCCCCAACAGTCCCACCAAAATCTC GCATTATCCAGGACAAATGGTTTGAAGTCGGTTTCACTTGCTGGTTATGGAAGAAGCTCCCTTTCTTTCAGGTTGCAGCAACGCTCCTTGCGGCTTCGTGTTTCCTGCGCT GCTAAACCAGAAACAGTGGCGAAGGTGTCTAAGATAGTAAGGAAGCAACTTGCATTGCCAGATGACTCTGCTGTTACCGGCGAGTCAAAGTTTTCTGAACTTGGAGCTGATTCTCTCGATACG GTTGAGATTGTGATGGGACTTGAGGAGGAATTCGGTATTAGTGTAGAAGAGGATAGCGCTCAGGCCATTGCAACCGTGCAGGATGCCGCGGATCTTATTGAGAAGCTCATTGAGAAGAACAAGGCTTAG
- the LOC126594251 gene encoding acyl carrier protein 1, chloroplastic-like isoform X2: MAAVAGASSISLLRSAPQQFHQNLALSRTNGLKSVSLAGYGRSSLSFRLQQRSLRLRVSCAAKPETVAKVSKIVRKQLALPDDSAVTGESKFSELGADSLDTVEIVMGLEEEFGISVEEDSAQAIATVQDAADLIEKLIEKNKA; this comes from the exons ATGGCCGCCGTCGCCGGAGCTTCCTCAATCTCTCTCCTCCGCTCCGCCCCCCAACAGTTCCACCAAAATCTC GCATTATCCAGGACAAATGGTTTGAAGTCGGTTTCACTTGCTGGTTATGGAAGAAGCTCCCTTTCTTTCAGGTTGCAGCAACGCTCCTTGCGGCTTCGTGTTTCCTGCGCT GCTAAACCAGAAACAGTGGCGAAGGTGTCTAAGATAGTAAGGAAGCAACTTGCATTGCCAGATGACTCTGCTGTTACCGGCGAGTCAAAGTTTTCTGAACTTGGAGCTGATTCTCTCGATACG GTTGAGATTGTGATGGGACTTGAGGAGGAATTCGGTATTAGTGTAGAAGAGGATAGCGCTCAGGCCATTGCAACCGTGCAGGATGCCGCGGATCTTATTGAGAAGCTCATTGAGAAGAACAAGGCTTAG
- the LOC126594251 gene encoding acyl carrier protein 1, chloroplastic-like isoform X8, with protein sequence MAAVTGASSISLLRSAPQQSHQNLALSRTNGLKSVSLAGYGRSSLSFRLQQRSLRLRVSCAAKPETVAKVSKIVRKQLALPDDSAVTGESKFSELGADSLDTVEIVMGLEEEFGISVEEDSAQTIATVQDAADLIEKLVEKNKA encoded by the exons ATGGCCGCCGTCACCGGAGCTTCCTCGATCTCCCTCCTCCGCTCCGCCCCCCAACAGTCCCACCAAAATCTC GCATTATCCAGGACAAATGGTTTGAAGTCGGTTTCACTTGCTGGTTATGGAAGAAGCTCCCTTTCTTTCAGGTTGCAGCAACGCTCCTTGCGGCTTCGTGTTTCCTGCGCT GCTAAACCAGAAACAGTGGCGAAGGTGTCTAAGATAGTAAGGAAGCAACTTGCATTGCCAGATGACTCTGCTGTTACCGGCGAGTCAAAGTTTTCTGAACTTGGAGCTGATTCTCTCGATACG GTTGAGATTGTGATGGGACTTGAGGAGGAATTCGGTATAAGTGTGGAGGAGGACAGCGCTCAGACCATTGCAACCGTGCAGGATGCGGCGGATCTTATTGAGAAGCTCGTTGAGAAAAATAAGGCTTAG
- the LOC126594248 gene encoding ankyrin repeat-containing protein BDA1-like, with product MDARLFDASQTGDVQLLHRLLAENPLLLHSLALTSTDNPLHVASIAGHVDFVKEIVRLKPDYVEELNRDGFSPMHIASANGYLEIVSEMLRVDRRLCQLNGRDEWTPLHYAASRGRVDVIREMVLACPESVEDVTVQGETVIHLAVKCSQFKAIKFLVELVAEANKMYILNMKDKHGDTVLHLATWKKQHQVVEGLVGSETIAGALEVNSVNDRGLTALDLVFPNETGDWEMEAILRGAGALRAGDIVHSGVQFSNSHSPNHNHTSTETHQLQQEQQEQQKTNRWEYFQFKKGRDSPSDARNALLVVASLVATATFQVGLNPPNGIWQDSNDVNNSGTGSSNEPVHLAGRSIMGSYSEVSLVIFVVFNSIGFYFSLYTMIVLTANFPLQLELQICIIAVYTTYSTAVVNIAPSYNTGLFITVFTSVLPFLVGLAAKWARHPVTIWLTKPLGKWILRFFELIW from the exons ATGGATGCAAGGCTGTTTGACGCTTCTCAGACGGGAGATGTCCAACTTCTGCATCGATTGCTGGCAGAGAATCCACTTCTACTCCATAGCCTTGCCCTAACTTCCACAGATAATCCTTTACATGTTGCTTCGATTGCTGGGCATGTCGACTTTGTCAAGGAGATTGTGAGGTTGAAACCAGATTATGTCGAAGAACTGAACCGGGATGGTTTTAGCCCCATGCATATTGCATCCGCCAATGGGTATTTGGAAATTGTAAGCGAGATGCTGAGGGTTGACCGGAGACTCTGCCAGCTAAACGGAAGAGATGAGTGGACTCCTCTCCACTATGCCGCTAGCAGGGGGAGGGTAGACGTAATTAGAGAAATGGTCTTGGCTTGTCCAGAAAGTGTTGAAGATGTGACCGTACAAGGGGAGACTGTTATTCACCTTGCTGTTAAGTGCAGCCAGTTTAAAGCAATTAAATTTTTGGTGGAATTGGTTGCAGAAGCGAACAAGATGTACATCTTGAACATGAAGGATAAGCATGGCGACACAGTTCTTCATCTAGCAACCTGGAAAAAACAACATCAG GTGGTGGAAGGATTAGTTGGCAGTGAAACAATTGCAGGAGCCTTGGAAGTAAATTCTGTAAACGATAGGGGTCTCACAGCTTTGGATCTGGTCTTCCCAAATGAAACCGGTGATTGGGAAATGGAGGCAATCCTTCGTGGTGCTGGAGCTTTGAGAGCAGGAGATATAGTCCACTCCGGTGTCCAATTCTCCAATTCTCATAGCCCTAACCATAACCACACGTCAACAGAGACTCATCAGTTGCAGCAGGAGCAGCAGGAGCAGCAGAAGACAAATAGGTGGGAATACTTCCAGTTCAAAAAGGGCAGAGACAGTCCTAGCGATGCACGTAACGCACTGCTAGTAGTCGCTTCACTAGTGGCTACGGCCACCTTTCAAGTTGGACTCAACCCTCCAAATGGAATTTGGCAGGACAGTAATGATGTGAATAATAGTGGGACTGGCAGCAGCAATGAACCAGTACACTTGGCAGGAAGGTCCATCATGGGTTCTTATAGTGAAGTTTCATTGGTcatttttgtggttttcaactcGATTGGATTTTACTTTTCTCTTTACACCATGATCGTCCTCACAGCCAATTTCCCTCTCCAGTTGGAGCTTCAAATCTGCATCATAGCGGTATACACCACCTACAGCACTGCGGTTGTCAACATTGCACCATCGTATAACACCGGGCTCTTTATCACCGTGTTCACATCGGTTTTGCCCTTTTTGGTCGGACTTGCTGCCAAATGGGCTAGACACCCTGTCACAATCTGGCTTACAAAACCTCTCGGAAAATGGATCCTTCGGTTCTTTGAATTAATTTGGTGA